The Streptomyces sp. WZ-12 genome segment GGGATTGCCTCCCGTGCACGTACCCGATCACGTAAGGCAGGGCGCCTACCGCCTGACAGTGCCTGATGTCGCACTCGCGTTTGAGATTGACGGTCATGTTGCCTCCCCTTTGTTCTGCTGCGTGCCCATGACCGGTCTTGCACCTGAGAACCGCTTACACCGGTAGTCATGGACTACGGGCTGTTTGCTTGCCTGATCGCAAGCGCAGCCCTATGAGGGTGATACCTCCGCCGGTTGTCGCTTGGGGCCACCGGGCAACCCATACGCGGTTTGATGCCTTACCTCAGCACTTGCTTTGGTCGTGCACGCTTCCGCACTCTCCCGGATCCGTAGATCCTTGGCCGCTTAGAGTCTGTCCCTTGCTTAGAACCTTAGTCCTTCGCTTTGTTTGGGCTGTTCCCCTTGCGACACCCAGAACATTACGCAACTTGTTAGCTGTACGCAAGTAAGCCAATAAGCCTCTGACCTGCGGTTTTTAACATCATCAACGCCCTGACCTGCATAAACGCTATCTAGGTAAAGTGCATAGCAATCTAAGTAGTCATAGCGCTACGTACAGTATCCAAGCTGGCCCTACCCGGATACATAGGAATATGCGCGCATGCATCTAGCACACCATCTATCCCTAAGTCCAGAAAGCCATGTGCGCCAACTTAAGGGCCTACCGCATACACCTAGGCCCTGTACAGCACCCTCATATAGATAGGCCCTCATGCGGGCACCTATCCATTGCTACTCTTTGTGCTTTAGTCTCACTCTTTGTGTTTTCATTCATTCTTTGCTTTGTGACTCTTGACTTAGCCTCTTCAATCCGTTATCGCCCCTCAATCAAGCATTATCACCACAATGAGACAAGCATCACCACAAGCATCCATAGGCAACATGCAAACAAACATGTAACGTAGAAAGAATGCCTAAAACAGGCATCTCCCATTCGACACCCATAGCCCACCTAAGGAACTCCCCCACTCAATAGACGGTCCGTTACCTGCTCACCAAAAGAAGGATGGCAACCAACCTAACTAACCCATAACAGAAGGCATCCACCCCTAACCGTAGAGTTAATAGTTAATTAGGTAGGTTCCCTTGCCTGCATCCAATAAGGAATGTCTATGCATATGGGGGGTAATGTTAGTTCGTTTGCACATAAGGAACCGCCGGAGGCTGTCGCTCGGCATACGTACGAACCAAGGGTCTAATGATCTTGCTTGGCTAGCCTAAGACGCTTAGATAGCCTAACGAGCTTCTGCATGGCTCCCTGAGGGCCTTTCGAGAGGCTTGGCAGCCAATGACGCCAAGGAGAGAACATAAAGCGCCCTAGGGGTCTTAGAAGGCTTTCCAGGGGCATCAGGGGTCCGTCTAGCTGCTCCGACTTAGAGCACCTATCCCTATATTTGTGAACTACGCCACAGCAGTGTCACTAAATCGAGAGAGTGACAAGTACGTTATTAGTGGAGGGGTAAATATATATGCTCCCTAGCCATACATGAACTTAGTGGTCGTCTAGGTTATCTATCTATGGGTACAAGTGAGCCCCGGCTACCAGGGCCGGGGCTTCGCCTTCTCCTCTAACTAACTCCATACGTCTGATCCTCCGCCCCTCCATGTGATGAGTCGGGAGTCGTCGAGGCTGATCTCATCCTCATCAAGGCCGGCACGTCGAAGGAACTCGACAACGTCTCTAGGGCCGTAGGCAAGGCCCAGGTTCTCGGCATTTACCGTCACCCGCCGGCCACCAGTAGGCGACGGTGGATGCACCACCACAAGTGGACGTGTAGCCATGCCCCCACTGTGCGCCAAAAGCTTCAGTGACGCATGGGTACGGAACTGCGCCCACTCTGCGAGAACTGTCGCCAGGAGTGCCGAGAGGTGGCCGTCGAGGGCCACACCCCGTGAATCAACCTAACTAACCTCTGACTGTCCGTGATGGCCCTCTCACGGGGCCTCGGGGTTCGAGCTGGGGCGTCACGGGGTCCGGGCAGACGTGCCTGATGAGGCGTCAGCGAAGTCAGCATTGGGTCAGCATGAGTCCTGGCAGAGGCTGTTTCAGGGGGTCACACCTGCAACTCGCTTACTGACCCCGAAAACCTGCTTTGACCTGCTGCGATGCAGGTCAACCGCAGATCAGGCTAGACTCCTCTGCACCCCCGGATGTCCTTCTGGTAGAAGAACTCGCCCTCGACGCCGTCGGGGAAGCGCTGCATCGTCGTCGGCCGGTCCCGCAGCCCGCGCAGCACGCCGTCGGCCACCGCCAGGTAGTAGTGGACAACGTCCAGCTTGGTGAAGCCGCGCTCCGGGTAGTACGTCTTGTCCGGGTTCGACACCCGCACCGCGCGTCCCGCGACGTCCAGTTCCACAGCTCCGGCTCCGGCCATGCCTCCACGCTAGGTTCCGCCGCGCACCCCCGCGCGCCGGCCGTCTCCGCGGGCGGGAACGGGCCGCGGCCCGCAGGATCGGGGGCATGGACCTGCCCGTGATGCCCCCGGTCTCCCCCATGCTCGCCAAGCCGGTCGCCGAGCTCCCCGCCGGCATGCAGTACGAGGCGAAGTGGGACGGCTTCCGCGTCATCGTGTTCCGGGACGGCGACGAGGTCGAGATCGCCAGCCGCACCACCAAGTCGCTCAGCCGCTACTTCCCCGAGGTGCTCGACGCGGCGCGGGCCCAACTGCCGCCGCGCTGCGTGCTCGACGGCGAGATCGTCATCGCGCACGACGGCCGGCTGCACTTCGAGGAGTTGCTGGAGCGCATCCACCCGGCCGACTCCCGGGTGCGGACCCTCGCCGCCCGTACGCCGGCGTCGCTGGTCGCCTTCGACCTGCTGGCGCTGGACGACGCCGACCTGCTCGGCGAGGCGCAGACGGTCCGCCGGGCGGCGCTGGTCGAGGCGCTGCGGCCGGCCCGGGCGCCGGTGCACACCGCGCCCGCCACCACCGATCTGGAGCTGGCCCGGCGGTGGTTCGGGCAGTTCGAGGGCGCCGGGCTGGACGGGGTGATCGCCAAGCCGTTGGACCTGCCGTACCGGCCCGGCGACCGGGCGATGTTCAAGGTCAAGCACGCCCGGACCGCGGACTGCGTGGTCGCGGGCTACCGCGAGCACAAGAGCGGCCCGGTGGTCGGCTCGCTGCTGTTGGGGCTGCACGACGACGCCGGCCACCTCCAACACGTCGGGGTCTGCGCCTCGTTCCCGATGGCCAGGCGGCGGGCGCTGGTGGAGGAGTTGGCACCGCTGCGGATGGCCGACGCCACCGGCCACCCCTGGGGCGACTGGACCGACGAGGCGGCGCACGGGGCCCGTCGGATGCCGGGCGGCCCGAGCCGCTGGAGCGGTGGGAAGGACCTGTCGTGGGTGCCACTGCGCCCGGAGCGGGTGTGCGAGGTGGGCTACGACCACATGGAGGGCGACCGCTTCCGCCACACCACGCAGTTCCGCCGCTGGCGACCCGACCGCACGCCGGGGAGTTGCACCTATGCCCAGTTGGAGGAGCCGGTCGGCTACGACCTGGGCGAGCTGCTGGGTGAGTGACCGGGCGGCGGCCGATCACTGCTCCGGCGGCCAGCTACGCCGGCTCTCCCCCGGCGCCAACCGGTCCACCACCTCGGCGAGTTCCCGGCACGCCTGCTCGATCCGCCGCCGGACGGCGTTCTGCTCGGTGACGATCGCCGAGAGCAGCAGCGCGGTGAGGGCGGCGGAGGCGTTCAGGGCCTGGAGGTTGACCATGGTCTCCAGCAGGCTCCGGCCGGCGAACGGGCCGTACCCGCGGGTGGCCGCGTTGATCGCGCAGACCGACATCACCAGGACGCAGGGCGCCGCGCCGATCAGTTGGAACCGCAGCGCCGCCCACACGATCACCGGGAAGACCAGGAACAGCAGGGACAGCGAGGAGCGGGTGATCACCACCGAGACCGCCGCCACGGCCACCAGGAGCGTGACCGCCTCGGCCCAGCGGTGGAGGGGGAAGTGCCGGGGCCATCGGACGGCCTGGCAGGCCAACAGCAGCGGAGCGATGACCAGGACCCCCATCGCGTCCCCCACCCACCAGGACGCCCAGGTGCGCCAGAAGTCCCCCGTGGGCAGCGCCCCGGTCAGCACCTGGGTGCCGCTGCCCAGCGTCGCGCTGATCACCATCGCGGCGAACGCGCCCAGCGCCACCAGGGCCACCCCGTCGCGCAGCCGGTCCAGTTCGGTGCGGAAGCCGACCCGGCGCAGCATCAGACAGGCGCACACCGGGGCGAGGGTGTTACCGGCGATCACGCCGATGCCGGCGAGGTCGAGCCGGGTGAGCGTGGAGATGACCAGGAAGGTGCCGAGCGCGATGCCCGGCCACATCCGCAGCCCCATCAGCAGCAGGCAGCTCAACGCGATGCCGGTGGGTGGCCACAGCGGGGTGACCACCGCCCCCGCGACCACCACCTGTTCCAGCAGACCGACCTTCGCGGCTCCGTAGTAGACGGCGGCGAGCGCGAGGTTCCCCAGGGCTGCCGGCGCCAGCCGACGGATCTCCCCGGTGCGCACCACGCCAGCCATCAGACAACGCCGGTGACCGGGCCCCGGCCGCGACACGCGCTCGCGGCCCCGGGCTTCACCCCCGTCGGTCCGCGTCGTAGCGCAGCACGATCACCGCGGCGTCGTCGGTGTGCCCGGTGAGTTCGGCGACGCACAGCACCGCCTCGGCGACCTCGGCCGGGTCGTCCCCGGCCTTCGCGCCGACCAGCCGGGCCACCTCCGCCAGTCCGTCGTCGATGGGGAACGACGGGCCCTCGATCACCCCGTCGGTGAGCAGCACGAACGCGCCCGCCGTGGCGAGCCGCCGGCGGGTGACCGGATAGTGCTGCCCCGGCAGCACGCCGAGCGGGATGCCCCCGGGGTCCTCGGCCAGGCCGCACCGGCGGTCGGTGGTGGCCCAGACCGCGGGGACGTGCCCGGCGCGGGCGCTGGTCAACTCCCAGGACACCGGGTCGAAGCGGACGAAGGTGCAGGTCGCGAAGAGTTCGGAGTCGATGGACAGGAGCAGGTCGTTGGCCCGGCTGAGCACCTCGCCGGGGTCGGGGGCGTGGGCCGCGACGGCCCGCAGCCCGATCCGGATCTGCCCCATGAACGCGGCCGCCTCGACGTCGTGGCCCTGCACATCGCCGACGGAGAAGGCGAGCGAGCCGTCCGGGAGGGCGAAGCCGTCGTACCAGTCGCCCCCGATGGCGAGGCCGTGCCGGGCCGGGACGTAGCTGGCGGCGGTGCGCAGACCGGGGAGCTCGGGGAGGGTGGCCGGCAGCATCTCCCGTTGAAGGACCTCGGCCAGCTCGACCCTGGCCCGCTGGAGTTCCGCGCCCTCCCGCGCCTGGGCGGTCAGCCGGCCGAGCGTGCTCAGCAGATCGTCGGCGC includes the following:
- a CDS encoding PP2C family protein-serine/threonine phosphatase, which codes for MLRRRPPRSASADDLLSTLGRLTAQAREGAELQRARVELAEVLQREMLPATLPELPGLRTAASYVPARHGLAIGGDWYDGFALPDGSLAFSVGDVQGHDVEAAAFMGQIRIGLRAVAAHAPDPGEVLSRANDLLLSIDSELFATCTFVRFDPVSWELTSARAGHVPAVWATTDRRCGLAEDPGGIPLGVLPGQHYPVTRRRLATAGAFVLLTDGVIEGPSFPIDDGLAEVARLVGAKAGDDPAEVAEAVLCVAELTGHTDDAAVIVLRYDADRRG
- a CDS encoding ATP-dependent DNA ligase; amino-acid sequence: MDLPVMPPVSPMLAKPVAELPAGMQYEAKWDGFRVIVFRDGDEVEIASRTTKSLSRYFPEVLDAARAQLPPRCVLDGEIVIAHDGRLHFEELLERIHPADSRVRTLAARTPASLVAFDLLALDDADLLGEAQTVRRAALVEALRPARAPVHTAPATTDLELARRWFGQFEGAGLDGVIAKPLDLPYRPGDRAMFKVKHARTADCVVAGYREHKSGPVVGSLLLGLHDDAGHLQHVGVCASFPMARRRALVEELAPLRMADATGHPWGDWTDEAAHGARRMPGGPSRWSGGKDLSWVPLRPERVCEVGYDHMEGDRFRHTTQFRRWRPDRTPGSCTYAQLEEPVGYDLGELLGE
- a CDS encoding MASE1 domain-containing protein: MVRTGEIRRLAPAALGNLALAAVYYGAAKVGLLEQVVVAGAVVTPLWPPTGIALSCLLLMGLRMWPGIALGTFLVISTLTRLDLAGIGVIAGNTLAPVCACLMLRRVGFRTELDRLRDGVALVALGAFAAMVISATLGSGTQVLTGALPTGDFWRTWASWWVGDAMGVLVIAPLLLACQAVRWPRHFPLHRWAEAVTLLVAVAAVSVVITRSSLSLLFLVFPVIVWAALRFQLIGAAPCVLVMSVCAINAATRGYGPFAGRSLLETMVNLQALNASAALTALLLSAIVTEQNAVRRRIEQACRELAEVVDRLAPGESRRSWPPEQ